A window of Flavobacterium flavigenum contains these coding sequences:
- a CDS encoding rhomboid family intramembrane serine protease, giving the protein MNDNHFKFSTAVIGLPVFFVLLLWIIYWVQIRFDFDFYQNGIYPRDFSGLQGILFSPFIHENLNHLYNNSIPLIVLLPALQFFYPKQSLVVIGYGILFSGLITWLIGRENYHIGASGLIYVLVSFIFFKGIQTRYYRLVALSFAVILLYGGMIWYVFPDVDQNISWEGHLAGFITGFAMTLFYKTPEYAKPIVYDWQRPDFDPDQDPFMKHFDENGNFVNIEIPDEEPEIISTYFNSDVSVNYIITKSEDKTNF; this is encoded by the coding sequence ATGAACGATAACCACTTTAAATTTTCTACCGCTGTTATTGGTCTTCCGGTATTTTTTGTTCTTTTGCTTTGGATTATCTATTGGGTACAGATCCGGTTTGATTTTGACTTTTACCAAAATGGAATATATCCCCGTGATTTTTCCGGCTTACAGGGCATTTTATTTAGTCCGTTTATCCACGAAAATTTAAATCATCTTTATAATAACTCTATTCCGCTTATTGTATTATTGCCGGCCTTACAGTTTTTTTACCCGAAGCAATCTTTAGTGGTTATTGGCTATGGAATTTTATTTTCGGGTTTAATTACGTGGCTTATCGGCCGTGAAAACTATCACATTGGGGCTAGTGGATTGATTTATGTTCTGGTAAGCTTTATATTCTTTAAAGGCATCCAGACTAGATATTATCGTTTAGTAGCATTGTCATTTGCTGTGATTTTACTTTATGGCGGGATGATTTGGTATGTTTTTCCCGATGTAGATCAAAATATTTCCTGGGAAGGTCATCTGGCAGGTTTTATAACAGGATTTGCTATGACATTATTCTATAAAACTCCTGAATATGCAAAACCAATTGTTTATGACTGGCAAAGGCCTGATTTTGATCCTGATCAGGATCCATTTATGAAACACTTTGATGAAAACGGTAATTTTGTCAATATAGAGATACCTGACGAAGAACCTGAAATTATTTCTACTTATTTCAATTCTGATGTTTCAGTAAATTACATCATAACGAAATCAGAAGATAAAACAAATTTCTAA
- the rlmB gene encoding 23S rRNA (guanosine(2251)-2'-O)-methyltransferase RlmB: MEKEHQIFGIRAIIQAIQAGKEVDKVFIQKEISGELMKDLMKVMKRANINFSYVPVEKLNRLTPNNHQGAVATISPIGFIDLEHLVESTIESGSKPLFLILDQISDARNFGAIIRTAECTGVNGIIVQKAGSAPVNGDTVKTSAGAVFNVPICKVEHIKDAIFYLQGSGIKTVAATEKTDQNIYDLELNEPVAIIMGSEDRGINPSVLKIVDEKAKLPMFGSIGSLNVSVACGAFLYETVRQRS; encoded by the coding sequence ATGGAAAAAGAACATCAAATATTTGGAATCAGAGCCATAATACAAGCAATTCAGGCAGGAAAAGAAGTAGATAAAGTATTCATCCAAAAAGAAATTTCGGGTGAGTTAATGAAAGATTTAATGAAAGTGATGAAACGCGCTAACATTAATTTCTCCTATGTTCCTGTTGAAAAGCTGAATCGTCTTACCCCAAATAATCATCAGGGAGCAGTTGCAACCATATCCCCTATTGGATTCATAGATTTAGAACATCTTGTTGAATCAACAATTGAATCCGGTTCTAAACCTTTGTTTTTAATTTTAGACCAGATTTCTGATGCAAGAAATTTTGGTGCTATCATAAGAACAGCTGAGTGTACTGGTGTAAATGGAATTATAGTTCAAAAAGCAGGCTCAGCTCCAGTTAACGGGGATACCGTAAAAACTTCAGCCGGAGCTGTTTTTAATGTTCCTATCTGTAAGGTTGAACATATCAAAGATGCTATTTTTTATCTTCAGGGATCAGGAATTAAAACGGTTGCTGCCACTGAAAAAACGGATCAGAATATTTATGATTTAGAACTGAATGAACCAGTTGCCATTATCATGGGATCTGAAGACAGAGGAATTAATCCTTCTGTTCTTAAAATTGTTGATGAAAAAGCAAAACTTCCAATGTTCGGCTCTATTGGATCACTTAATGTTTCTGTAGCCTGTGGGGCATTTTTATATGAAACTGTTCGTCAAAGAAGCTAA
- a CDS encoding replication-associated recombination protein A — MEAPLAERIRPQKLEDYISQSHLVGPNGSLTQQISKGIIPSLIFWGPPGTGKTTLAQIIAQESKRPFYILSAINSGVKDIRDVIEKAKQSGGLFTAKNPILFIDEIHRFSKSQQDSLLAAVEKGWITLIGATTENPSFEVIPALLSRCQVYILNAFTKNDLEALLHRAMKTDTELAAKNIVLKETEALLRLSGGDGRKLLNIFELVVNASASNEIIITNDRVFELVQQNTVLYDKTGEQHYDIVSAFIKSIRGSDPNGAVYWLARMIEGGEDVKFIARRMLILSSEDIGNANPTAFIMANNTFQAVSTIGYPESRIILSQCAIYLATSPKSNASYMAIGNAQQLVKQTGDLPVPIHLRNAPTKLMKELGYGEDYKYSHDYANNFAEQEFLPDAIKETVLYNPGSNSRENSNREFLKNRWKDKYGY; from the coding sequence ATGGAAGCACCTTTAGCAGAACGCATTCGGCCACAAAAATTAGAAGACTACATCAGTCAAAGTCATTTGGTTGGACCAAACGGATCTTTAACACAACAAATTTCGAAAGGAATTATTCCGTCATTAATCTTCTGGGGACCACCTGGAACAGGAAAGACCACACTGGCTCAAATTATTGCGCAAGAATCCAAGCGCCCTTTTTATATACTAAGCGCAATTAATTCTGGCGTTAAAGACATTCGCGATGTAATTGAAAAAGCAAAACAAAGCGGTGGGCTATTTACAGCTAAAAATCCGATTTTGTTTATTGATGAGATTCATCGTTTTAGCAAATCACAACAAGATTCCCTTTTGGCTGCTGTTGAAAAAGGATGGATTACGCTTATTGGTGCCACTACAGAAAACCCAAGTTTTGAGGTTATTCCCGCACTATTATCACGCTGTCAGGTTTATATTTTAAATGCTTTTACAAAAAATGACCTGGAAGCCTTGTTGCATCGTGCCATGAAAACGGACACTGAATTAGCTGCCAAAAATATTGTTCTAAAAGAAACCGAAGCACTGTTAAGATTATCTGGCGGAGATGGCCGAAAACTATTAAACATTTTTGAACTGGTTGTTAACGCTTCTGCGAGCAATGAAATTATCATAACAAACGACAGGGTTTTCGAACTTGTGCAGCAAAATACGGTTTTGTATGACAAGACGGGAGAACAGCACTATGACATTGTTTCTGCCTTTATAAAATCAATAAGAGGAAGTGATCCTAATGGTGCTGTATATTGGCTTGCCAGGATGATCGAAGGCGGCGAAGATGTAAAGTTTATTGCCCGAAGAATGCTGATTTTATCCAGTGAAGACATTGGAAATGCTAATCCAACAGCTTTTATAATGGCAAACAATACTTTTCAGGCTGTTTCTACTATTGGTTATCCCGAAAGTCGTATTATATTAAGCCAATGTGCCATTTATCTTGCTACATCGCCGAAAAGCAATGCTTCTTATATGGCCATTGGAAATGCCCAGCAATTAGTTAAACAAACAGGTGATCTGCCTGTTCCGATTCATTTACGCAATGCGCCGACAAAATTAATGAAAGAATTGGGTTATGGTGAAGATTACAAATATTCGCATGATTATGCCAATAACTTTGCCGAGCAGGAATTTTTGCCTGATGCTATAAAAGAAACGGTTCTTTACAACCCCGGGAGCAATTCAAGAGAGAATAGCAACCGCGAGTTTTTAAAGAACCGCTGGAAAGATAAATATGGTTATTAA
- a CDS encoding SusD/RagB family nutrient-binding outer membrane lipoprotein yields the protein MKNIKITITALMALFLFQSCSEDTMDDINKNVNDPTDMATRLVITDVMVNTAFTVTGSDASFYAGVYSELSAGNHNQMYSAQIRRSDPQLSSTYNNGWNNSYEQLRTLDIIIDKCTNGDEKGNYQTLGVAQILHAYNLAILTDLFGDVPYTEAGKPGIIFQPKIDKQEAIYTDIFKNLNDAIINLNKTTTYTSLGTQDVIYGGSSAKWIKAANGLLARYTMRLSLRKADYQGVINYVNASFANADEELKLTNGSVPNPFARFELDRGALSVAKSFYDMMVANGPADARTADYFTKIGGVVKPFDNSKEDIEGQDIYSISALMDETNPIYLLSYHELLFLKAEAQARLGLSEAQTTLNSAIRAAYTKRQAVTFTTAEADTYIASIGTLSGNALLKKIMVEKHISFYENEAIEAYNDIRRLQALGDGNLISLVNPKPQFFPQRFSYGQSDVSSNTNVKAAFGDGSYVYSEKVWWAGGTR from the coding sequence ATGAAGAATATAAAAATAACAATAACAGCATTAATGGCTTTGTTCTTATTCCAATCTTGTTCTGAGGACACAATGGATGACATAAACAAAAATGTTAATGATCCGACGGACATGGCTACGAGGTTAGTTATAACAGATGTTATGGTAAATACAGCCTTTACAGTAACTGGTTCTGATGCTTCATTTTACGCTGGAGTATACTCTGAATTAAGCGCTGGAAATCACAATCAAATGTACAGTGCACAAATTAGACGTTCTGATCCACAATTATCATCCACTTATAATAATGGATGGAATAATAGCTACGAACAGTTGCGAACATTAGACATAATTATTGATAAGTGTACAAATGGAGACGAAAAAGGAAATTATCAAACACTGGGTGTTGCACAGATTTTACATGCTTATAATTTAGCGATACTTACAGATCTTTTTGGAGATGTTCCTTACACAGAAGCAGGAAAACCTGGAATAATTTTCCAACCAAAAATAGATAAGCAAGAAGCAATTTATACAGATATTTTTAAAAATTTGAATGACGCTATTATTAACTTGAATAAAACGACAACATATACAAGTTTAGGAACTCAAGATGTAATTTATGGCGGAAGTTCAGCTAAATGGATTAAAGCAGCAAATGGTTTATTAGCCAGATATACTATGAGATTATCTCTAAGAAAAGCTGATTACCAAGGCGTGATTAATTACGTAAATGCTTCTTTTGCTAATGCTGACGAAGAATTAAAACTTACAAATGGCTCAGTTCCAAATCCTTTTGCCAGATTCGAATTAGACAGAGGTGCCTTATCAGTAGCTAAAAGTTTTTACGATATGATGGTAGCAAATGGTCCGGCTGATGCTCGTACAGCTGATTACTTTACTAAAATTGGAGGAGTAGTTAAGCCATTTGACAACTCAAAGGAAGATATTGAAGGACAAGATATATATTCCATCTCTGCCCTTATGGACGAGACTAACCCAATTTACCTACTAAGCTATCATGAATTATTGTTTTTGAAAGCTGAAGCTCAGGCAAGACTGGGATTATCTGAGGCTCAAACAACTTTAAACAGCGCAATTAGAGCTGCCTACACTAAAAGACAAGCGGTAACTTTTACAACTGCAGAAGCAGACACATATATTGCTTCTATAGGAACTTTATCCGGTAACGCATTGTTAAAAAAGATAATGGTAGAAAAACATATTTCATTTTATGAAAATGAAGCTATTGAGGCATACAATGACATAAGACGTTTACAAGCATTAGGTGATGGAAACCTTATTTCACTTGTTAACCCTAAACCTCAATTTTTCCCTCAAAGATTCTCTTATGGACAATCTGACGTTTCTTCTAATACAAATGTTAAAGCTGCATTTGGAGACGGCTCATATGTATATTCAGAAAAGGTTTGGTGGGCTGGAGGTACAAGATAA
- the radC gene encoding RadC family protein, with translation MEVAHFPITNWSEDDRPREKLMLKGKNALSDAELIAILIGSGSRNESAVDLSKRILASVDTLNSLGKMSLAQLTNFKGIGEAKAIAIIAALELGRRRRAEDTVELTKITSSKIVFEIMQPIIGELPHEEFWVIFLNNSNKVILKSQLSKGGISGTIVDVRLVFKVALENGATGLILCHNHPSGGLIPSDADKQITRKIKQAGDSLDVKVLDHLIITETKYYSFADEGIL, from the coding sequence ATGGAAGTAGCACATTTTCCTATTACAAACTGGTCAGAAGATGACCGTCCACGCGAAAAATTAATGCTGAAAGGCAAAAATGCTTTGAGCGATGCCGAATTAATTGCCATTTTAATTGGATCCGGTAGCCGAAACGAATCGGCTGTTGATCTGAGTAAACGAATTTTGGCTAGTGTCGATACGTTGAATTCGTTGGGAAAAATGTCTTTGGCTCAGCTTACAAATTTTAAAGGAATAGGAGAGGCAAAAGCTATTGCAATTATTGCAGCTCTTGAATTAGGAAGACGCCGAAGAGCCGAGGACACTGTAGAATTAACAAAAATCACATCCAGTAAAATTGTTTTTGAAATTATGCAGCCAATTATTGGTGAGCTTCCACATGAAGAATTTTGGGTAATTTTTCTGAATAATTCTAATAAGGTGATTTTAAAGTCACAATTGAGTAAAGGTGGTATTTCAGGAACCATTGTAGATGTACGTTTAGTCTTTAAGGTGGCTTTAGAAAATGGAGCGACAGGCTTAATTTTGTGCCATAATCATCCTTCCGGAGGTTTAATTCCGAGTGATGCTGATAAGCAAATCACCAGGAAGATAAAGCAGGCCGGAGATAGTTTAGATGTTAAAGTTTTGGACCATCTTATCATAACTGAAACAAAATATTATAGTTTTGCAGATGAAGGAATTTTATGA
- a CDS encoding YjjG family noncanonical pyrimidine nucleotidase — MSKNITDVFFDLDHTLWDFDRNSELAFNRIFETKFPEINCQDFIQKYIPVNQACWKLYQNDKITHQELRYNRLKHSFDALDFIISDEDINQIANDYIEFLTDNNHLFEGAIEILDYLKPKYKLHIITNGFAGVQDKKINNAAISGYFNTITNSDLAGVKKPNSIIFDYAVNLAMASKENCIMIGDCLDADVNGALNAGLDAIFFNDKMVAAPENIKQINNLLELKKYL, encoded by the coding sequence ATGAGTAAAAATATTACCGATGTCTTTTTTGATTTAGACCACACACTTTGGGACTTTGACAGAAATTCAGAATTAGCTTTTAATCGAATTTTTGAGACTAAATTTCCTGAAATCAATTGCCAGGATTTTATTCAAAAGTATATTCCTGTAAATCAGGCTTGCTGGAAATTATATCAGAACGACAAAATTACACATCAGGAATTACGTTATAACAGACTGAAGCACTCGTTTGATGCTTTAGATTTTATTATTTCTGATGAAGATATTAATCAGATTGCAAATGATTATATTGAGTTTTTAACAGATAACAATCATCTTTTTGAAGGTGCAATTGAAATTTTGGACTATCTCAAACCAAAATATAAGCTGCATATTATAACGAATGGTTTTGCCGGAGTTCAGGATAAAAAAATTAATAATGCTGCTATTTCAGGTTATTTTAATACAATTACAAATTCAGACCTGGCTGGTGTAAAAAAGCCAAATAGTATTATCTTTGATTATGCTGTGAATCTGGCAATGGCTTCAAAAGAAAATTGTATTATGATCGGTGATTGTCTGGATGCTGATGTTAATGGTGCTTTAAATGCTGGTCTGGATGCTATTTTTTTTAATGATAAAATGGTGGCCGCTCCTGAAAATATAAAACAAATAAATAATTTATTAGAACTCAAAAAATATTTATAA
- a CDS encoding SusC/RagA family TonB-linked outer membrane protein: MKLKFNGFLVLLLALVAQITFAQERAVSGIVSDNAGIPLPGVSVLVKGTKTGTQTDFDGKFSIKALPSQILVFSYIGMKTQEVAASLTSINIKLKDASVELEGVVVTALGVKKSVRALGYATQEVKGADLTRANNNSLSGALQGKLAGVQITPSSGAPGASSQIIIRGARSFSSNNTPLYVIDGMPVASTPDFSTGNSVTGADIANRAVDIDPNEIESINVLKGQAASALYGLRATNGVILITTKSGKNLAQSGKPVITFNTSASFETISKKPETQNEYAQGSNGVFNPNASTNWGPKISDLPNDPAYGGNVANTRNGGILRPGKYYVPQRAKAGLDPWVAPRAYDNIDDFFNTGFTINNSLNIAQATEKTNYSFGIGNSKQEGIIPETGMTRYTAKAVVDTKLNNEWKTGFSFNYVQTKIDKSTSANDGAIVGVFGAPRSYDLKGIGFENPANPYDQIYYRPSVFNNPYWAAKHNEFSEKTNRAYGNAYVQYSPIISEDGTQKLTIKYQAGLDSWTTNYRDLFEFGSKLDLTGQSSNIRLRGTTNDVINSLFTINYNLDITEDFNFNILAGNEYNHHNIKEYEEIGTAFNFGGFPTIRNARTVTAEEYRRQKRTVGFFGNAEFSYKSMIFLSGTIRKDISSSMPRGNRDFIYPSASLGFVITELEGLKDNTILSYAKLRGSIAEVGQAGDYISNYYTTPDYSGGFWVGDPIQYPITGTSSFIPNNVLYDPNLKPQNTKSYELGIDLKFFNNRFGIDYTFSKQKSKDQIFNVPLAGSVGANSLVTNGGSMINKVHEFTITANPVRTTDFNWTFNVNFSKIDSYVESLADGVDNIFLGGFTTPQLRASVGDRFPVIYGTGYARDDNNNIIVNAQGLPTADGELKVLGEVAPKFTLGGSTQFTYKRLSLGAVVDWKNGGKMYSGSNNLMNFYGVDARTADRTSEFIYPGVKADGTPNDIVRGGASDPNGRQLLNAALNNIAESAVFDASFIKLREVTLGYQLPKLVNNTLDVRASIFARNILLWSEMPNLDPEATQGNNNFAGGFEQWSMPQTKSIGFGLNFTF; encoded by the coding sequence ATGAAACTAAAGTTCAATGGATTTTTAGTGCTTTTATTAGCACTAGTTGCGCAAATTACGTTTGCACAAGAAAGAGCTGTTTCTGGAATAGTTTCTGACAACGCGGGAATCCCTTTACCTGGTGTAAGCGTATTAGTCAAAGGAACAAAAACAGGAACTCAAACAGACTTTGATGGAAAATTTTCTATTAAAGCATTACCAAGTCAAATTTTGGTATTTAGCTACATCGGAATGAAAACCCAGGAAGTAGCTGCAAGTTTAACATCAATTAACATTAAATTAAAAGATGCCTCAGTAGAGCTGGAAGGTGTTGTAGTAACTGCACTAGGTGTTAAGAAAAGTGTCCGTGCACTTGGATATGCAACACAGGAAGTGAAAGGAGCTGATCTGACGAGAGCAAACAACAACAGTCTTTCTGGTGCTTTACAAGGTAAATTAGCTGGTGTACAAATCACCCCTTCAAGTGGCGCCCCGGGAGCTTCATCTCAGATTATAATTCGTGGTGCACGATCTTTTTCAAGTAACAATACTCCTTTGTACGTTATTGATGGTATGCCTGTGGCATCTACACCAGATTTTAGTACTGGAAATAGTGTCACTGGAGCGGATATCGCAAACAGAGCTGTGGACATCGATCCAAACGAAATAGAGTCAATAAATGTTTTAAAAGGACAAGCTGCATCTGCGTTATACGGACTTAGAGCGACAAATGGTGTAATTTTAATTACAACAAAGAGTGGAAAAAACTTAGCACAAAGCGGAAAACCAGTAATTACATTTAATACTTCAGCTAGCTTTGAAACAATTTCAAAAAAACCAGAAACTCAAAATGAATATGCGCAAGGTTCTAATGGAGTATTTAATCCAAATGCATCAACTAACTGGGGGCCAAAAATTTCAGATTTACCAAACGATCCTGCATATGGAGGAAATGTAGCAAATACAAGAAATGGTGGAATATTAAGACCTGGTAAATATTATGTCCCTCAAAGAGCAAAAGCAGGTTTAGACCCATGGGTAGCACCAAGAGCTTATGACAACATTGACGACTTTTTCAATACCGGATTCACTATAAATAATTCCTTAAACATTGCACAAGCAACTGAAAAAACCAATTATTCATTTGGTATAGGGAACTCGAAACAAGAAGGTATCATTCCGGAAACAGGTATGACCAGATATACTGCAAAAGCTGTTGTAGATACAAAACTAAACAATGAATGGAAAACTGGTTTTTCATTTAACTACGTACAAACGAAAATTGATAAAAGCACATCAGCAAATGATGGTGCTATCGTAGGAGTCTTTGGTGCTCCAAGAAGTTATGATTTAAAAGGTATTGGCTTTGAAAACCCTGCTAATCCTTATGATCAAATATATTACAGACCAAGTGTTTTTAATAATCCATATTGGGCTGCTAAACATAACGAATTTAGTGAAAAAACTAATCGTGCTTATGGAAATGCTTACGTGCAGTATTCTCCAATTATAAGCGAAGACGGAACTCAAAAGCTTACAATTAAATATCAGGCAGGTCTTGATTCATGGACTACTAACTACAGAGATCTTTTTGAATTTGGCAGTAAACTTGACTTAACAGGACAAAGTAGTAATATAAGACTTAGGGGGACAACAAATGATGTAATTAATTCTTTGTTTACAATAAACTATAACTTAGATATTACAGAAGACTTTAATTTCAATATTTTGGCAGGTAATGAGTACAATCATCATAATATTAAAGAATATGAAGAAATAGGAACAGCATTTAATTTTGGTGGCTTCCCTACAATTAGAAATGCAAGAACAGTAACCGCAGAAGAATACCGCAGACAAAAACGCACTGTGGGATTTTTTGGCAACGCAGAGTTTTCATATAAAAGTATGATTTTTTTAAGTGGTACTATTCGTAAAGATATTTCTTCTAGCATGCCTAGAGGAAATAGAGATTTTATTTACCCATCAGCTTCGTTAGGCTTTGTTATAACTGAGTTGGAAGGACTTAAAGACAACACTATTCTTTCTTATGCTAAACTTAGAGGATCTATCGCAGAGGTAGGACAGGCTGGAGATTACATTTCAAACTATTACACTACTCCCGATTATAGTGGTGGATTTTGGGTGGGAGATCCAATACAATATCCAATAACTGGTACTAGTTCATTTATTCCTAACAATGTACTATATGATCCAAACTTAAAACCACAAAATACAAAATCATATGAGTTAGGAATTGATTTAAAATTCTTCAATAACAGATTTGGCATTGATTATACATTCTCTAAACAAAAATCAAAAGATCAAATTTTTAACGTTCCATTAGCTGGTTCTGTAGGAGCAAATTCATTAGTAACCAATGGTGGAAGTATGATTAATAAAGTACATGAATTTACTATAACAGCGAATCCTGTACGTACAACAGATTTTAATTGGACATTCAATGTAAACTTCTCAAAAATTGATTCATATGTTGAATCGTTAGCTGATGGAGTCGACAACATATTTTTAGGTGGATTTACAACACCTCAGCTTAGAGCCAGTGTTGGTGATCGTTTTCCAGTTATTTATGGCACAGGTTATGCAAGAGATGATAATAATAATATTATTGTAAATGCACAAGGTCTTCCTACCGCAGATGGTGAATTAAAGGTATTAGGAGAGGTTGCTCCTAAATTTACATTAGGAGGATCTACTCAGTTCACATATAAAAGATTATCATTAGGTGCTGTTGTTGACTGGAAAAATGGAGGAAAAATGTACAGTGGATCAAACAATCTAATGAACTTTTATGGTGTAGATGCCAGAACAGCAGACAGAACGTCTGAATTTATATACCCAGGTGTTAAAGCTGACGGAACTCCAAATGATATTGTTAGAGGAGGTGCATCAGATCCAAACGGTAGACAACTTTTAAACGCTGCTTTAAACAACATTGCTGAATCTGCCGTTTTTGATGCAAGTTTTATAAAATTAAGAGAAGTTACTTTAGGATATCAACTACCTAAATTAGTAAATAACACTTTAGATGTTAGAGCTTCAATCTTCGCAAGAAACATTTTACTATGGTCTGAAATGCCTAACCTTGATCCAGAAGCTACACAAGGAAATAACAACTTTGCTGGCGGATTCGAACAATGGTCAATGCCACAAACTAAGAGTATTGGTTTTGGATTGAATTTTACATTTTAA